Proteins encoded within one genomic window of Falsibacillus pallidus:
- a CDS encoding globin-coupled sensor protein, translating into MLFQTKEKRKGRIQAFNPEMAFPDQDQIIQTSNARIQNRLEYMGFTKQHLETLKEISPVVSPLLDELLQKVLNHLYIQPALEKIASNHTTRERLYGVFVRYFQSLLSGTIDEEYFEMRNRIGNTHNSAGLPVEWFLATYSAISTLLIPKVIAYLQNDPVKLNDVILAITHAVNLDSQLVVQNYLDARMRELNTLNESNAMLQKELNSISQEVASSVQQTEASINETSTKAEQIRNETETTQKSSRNLLNLTNVNQGQMEEMVSTFDNVMSNVSSSLEGIDLLKAISEKIITMTKGIEDIADQTNLLALNASIEAARAGDEGRGFAVVATEVRKLAENSKGMSSQIKSLIEESDTQITDLVHIMQSMNTYTKESQSKIGQVKGGLMTMKMEMEQYLTMFDRNKVDLDTIVQSIKEVNATTESLSTLARELLLKAEGSR; encoded by the coding sequence GTGTTATTTCAAACTAAGGAAAAGAGAAAGGGCCGTATACAGGCATTCAATCCTGAAATGGCTTTTCCAGATCAAGATCAAATCATCCAAACATCAAATGCAAGGATTCAAAATCGTTTAGAATATATGGGCTTTACCAAGCAGCACCTTGAGACGCTGAAAGAGATTTCTCCAGTTGTTTCTCCACTATTGGACGAGCTCTTGCAAAAGGTATTAAATCACCTCTACATACAGCCGGCTCTCGAGAAAATTGCTTCAAACCACACTACAAGGGAAAGATTGTACGGAGTGTTTGTCCGTTATTTCCAAAGTTTGTTAAGCGGAACGATTGATGAAGAATATTTTGAAATGAGAAACCGAATCGGTAATACGCATAATAGCGCTGGTCTGCCGGTGGAATGGTTTTTAGCGACATATTCTGCCATCAGCACTCTATTAATCCCGAAAGTCATTGCGTATCTGCAAAACGATCCAGTTAAATTGAACGATGTCATCTTAGCGATTACACATGCAGTGAACCTGGATTCTCAGCTTGTCGTCCAAAACTACCTGGATGCAAGAATGAGAGAATTGAATACATTGAATGAGTCTAATGCCATGCTTCAAAAAGAATTGAACTCCATCAGCCAAGAGGTGGCTTCCTCTGTCCAGCAGACAGAAGCATCTATTAATGAAACAAGCACCAAGGCGGAACAAATCAGGAATGAGACAGAAACGACTCAGAAGAGCAGCCGCAACCTATTGAATTTGACAAACGTCAACCAGGGGCAGATGGAAGAAATGGTGAGTACGTTTGATAATGTTATGAGCAACGTATCATCTTCATTGGAAGGAATCGATCTTCTGAAGGCTATATCTGAGAAAATCATTACGATGACAAAAGGGATTGAGGATATCGCGGATCAAACGAATCTCCTGGCTTTGAATGCCTCCATTGAAGCGGCTCGAGCAGGGGATGAAGGAAGAGGATTTGCTGTCGTAGCGACAGAGGTTCGAAAGCTTGCTGAAAATTCCAAAGGGATGAGCAGCCAGATTAAATCGCTGATTGAAGAAAGCGACACACAAATTACGGATCTCGTCCACATCATGCAATCAATGAATACGTATACGAAGGAATCACAGTCTAAAATCGGCCAAGTCAAAGGCGGGCTGATGACAATGAAGATGGAAATGGAACAGTATTTGACGATGTTCGATCGGAACAAAGTCGACTTGGATACTATTGTCCAATCCATAAAAGAAGTCAACGCAACAACAGAAAGCCTTTCAACTTTGGCAAGAGAATTGCTGCTTAAGGCTGAAGGATCAAGATAA
- a CDS encoding IseA DL-endopeptidase inhibitor family protein codes for MKKWILILAAVLSLFTFSMGASAKTTGNLTTSKALNLALEARKHYWSAMSGHNPEAENAKCTDGSFDYKGTDYRYFCSDLGTKKKFTKYMNKVFTRNAIKKGIKKYSFIEYKGKFAQPNADGGSLLEWDKAKGKLIYQRKDIRLYEFTVPVGETKEVSKEKVTFVKVNGEWLINAIDAVR; via the coding sequence ATGAAAAAATGGATCTTGATTTTGGCAGCTGTACTCTCGTTATTTACTTTCAGCATGGGAGCCTCTGCTAAAACAACCGGTAATCTCACCACCAGCAAAGCTCTAAACTTGGCACTTGAAGCGAGGAAGCATTATTGGAGCGCCATGAGCGGCCACAATCCTGAAGCAGAAAATGCCAAATGCACAGATGGGAGCTTCGATTATAAAGGAACGGATTACCGCTATTTCTGCAGCGATTTGGGAACTAAAAAGAAATTCACGAAGTATATGAATAAAGTGTTTACAAGGAATGCAATCAAAAAAGGGATCAAAAAATATTCCTTCATTGAATACAAAGGCAAGTTTGCCCAGCCAAATGCAGACGGCGGAAGCCTCCTTGAATGGGATAAAGCAAAGGGAAAATTGATTTATCAGCGTAAAGATATCCGACTGTACGAATTCACTGTTCCTGTCGGGGAAACAAAAGAGGTTTCAAAAGAAAAAGTGACGTTTGTCAAAGTAAATGGCGAGTGGCTGATCAATGCCATTGATGCGGTCAGATAA
- a CDS encoding BC_2427 family protein, with translation MNSPWMNKMNVAVPMNQSVYKGCCTKTFILEDQDEKDASKVNMAPLGTVPVEKRTVEKREPEKNVKGYIEEEIDEPMMKEEAVKEPEPEREPEPVTPKAKVKSNPSFPLDLGVLGIEDVATEEWLLEMVEAHEQESIIRHIKHSIPFQGSVEITHFQKCALFAGEIVESSTFIDTKDKLRPDIHTRFLHVKSLYPEEPYCQLISSEVSELIEIVDNPVEIERPSAPVSITLLKSSFNAESEDEIEKREDGISIRVPVVLGEYAIEITLQESIVFKDELKDLLEISNTVKLTECKFLPTEFTPPNEKGWKEAKKGRLFFEGEIEQSINFTDFKYKKKPSRLDEKINLNIMLELLQSQVVRASL, from the coding sequence GTGAATTCACCATGGATGAATAAAATGAATGTGGCAGTGCCGATGAATCAATCCGTCTACAAAGGGTGCTGCACAAAAACATTTATTCTTGAAGATCAAGATGAAAAGGATGCTTCCAAGGTAAACATGGCACCTCTCGGAACGGTACCTGTGGAAAAGCGGACCGTTGAAAAAAGGGAGCCGGAAAAAAACGTTAAAGGGTATATCGAGGAAGAAATCGATGAACCAATGATGAAGGAAGAAGCAGTAAAGGAACCGGAGCCAGAACGAGAACCAGAACCAGTCACTCCAAAAGCTAAGGTGAAATCAAATCCTTCCTTTCCATTGGATTTAGGTGTTCTTGGCATAGAGGATGTGGCGACTGAAGAATGGCTCCTCGAGATGGTGGAAGCACATGAACAGGAATCAATAATCCGCCATATCAAGCATTCCATACCATTTCAAGGTTCAGTAGAAATCACCCATTTTCAAAAATGTGCCCTTTTCGCCGGAGAAATAGTAGAATCTTCTACATTCATTGATACTAAGGATAAGCTCCGTCCTGATATCCATACAAGGTTCCTGCATGTGAAATCTCTATACCCGGAGGAGCCTTATTGTCAGCTAATCAGTTCAGAAGTCAGCGAATTGATTGAAATAGTGGATAATCCAGTAGAAATTGAAAGACCATCAGCTCCTGTCTCCATTACTTTGCTGAAATCTTCCTTTAACGCCGAAAGTGAAGATGAGATTGAAAAAAGGGAAGATGGAATTTCAATCAGAGTACCCGTTGTGCTCGGTGAATATGCCATTGAAATCACATTGCAGGAGTCTATAGTATTCAAAGATGAGCTAAAGGATTTATTGGAAATCTCTAATACTGTGAAGCTGACAGAATGCAAATTTCTCCCGACAGAATTCACACCGCCAAACGAAAAGGGATGGAAGGAAGCGAAGAAGGGGCGCTTATTCTTCGAAGGGGAAATCGAGCAGTCCATCAACTTTACGGATTTCAAATACAAGAAAAAGCCTAG